In Odontesthes bonariensis isolate fOdoBon6 chromosome 22, fOdoBon6.hap1, whole genome shotgun sequence, one genomic interval encodes:
- the pou5f3 gene encoding POU domain, class 5, transcription factor 1 → MSERSQSPDCQSRPYDFSRANPCSQVLDQESLGNASSFQLSHGVFPDPSLLYNKTAYGGIPTASAQSFFPFPPSASDFRGSDMQGGEFGQPKHWYPFAAPEYTGQVPGVTATAQPTNLSPPIAETREQIKLPEIKTEKDTGDDYSTETKIQQYPTSAAMPHSVFYSAAWNPSFWPGITHIPPPASNNQIPSTSLASSPSMSPSPPGNGIPGSAFFSVNASQSTTEPQTQNPTSSTRSTGSSSGGCSDSEEENLSTEELEQFAKELKHKRITLGFTQADVGLALGNLYGKMFSQTTICRFEALQLSFKNMCKLKPLLQRWLDEAETSENPQDMYKIERVFVDTRKRKRRTSLEGAVRSALESYFIKCPKPNTQEITHISDDLGLERDVVRVWFCNRRQKGKRLALPLDEESDGQYYEQSPSPLNMAPSPIPSQGYPTSSYPGAPPPTLYMPQLHRPDVLKQALHPGLISHLTG, encoded by the exons ATGTCTGAAAGATCCCAGAGTCCAGATTGCCAAAGCCGCCCTTATGATTTCAGCCGGGCTAACCCTTGTAGCCAAGTTTTGGATCAGGAAAGTTTGGGCAATGCTTCGTCCTTCCAGCTTTCCCATGGGGTCTTTCCGGATCCCAGCCTCCTTTACAACAAAACCGCTTATGGTGGAATTCCGACCGCGTCCGCGCAGAGCTTTTTTCCATTTCCACCCAGTGCCAGTGATTTCAGGGGATCCGATATGCAGGGTGGAGAGTTTGGGCAACCAAAGCATTGGTATCCCTTTGCTGCGCCAGAGTACACCGGCCAGGTACCCGGCGTAACTGCAACAGCCCAACCTACAAACCTGAGTCCCCCAATCGCAGAGACCCGGGAGCAAATCAAGTTGCCCGAAATAAAAACTGAGAAGGACACTGGTGATGACTACTCAACGGAGACTAAGATTCAGCAGTACCCGACCTCCGCAGCGATGCCCCACAGCGTCTTTTATTCTGCTGCCTGGAACCCGTCCTTTTGGCCCGGGATCACCCACATCCCTCCCCCGGCTAGTAATAATCAAATTCCCTCTACATCGTTGGCATCTTCCCCGTCTATGTCTCCTTCACCCCCGGGCAACGGGATTCCAGGCAGCGCGTTTTTCAGCGTGAACGCAAGCCAGTCTACCACCGAGCCCCAAACGCAGAACCCGACCTCCTCCACGCGGAGTACTGGGTCCTCGAGTGGAGGCTGCAGCGATTCCGAGGAG GAGAACCTTTCCACTGAGGAACTGGAGCAGTTTGCCAAGGAACTGAAACACAAAAGGATTACTTTGGGTTTTACCCAGGCAGACGTTGGCCTTGCTCTGGGTAACCTATATG GTAAGATGTTCAGCCAGACAACCATATGCCGCTTTGAGGCTCTGCAGCTTAGCTTTAAGAACATGTGCAAGCTGAAGCCCCTTCTGCAAAGATGGCTGGATGAGGCAGAGACCTCGGAAAATCCTCAAGAT ATGTACAAGATTGAGCGAGTTTTTGTGGACACCAGAAAGAGGAAGCGGAGGACCAGTCTAGAAGGAGCAGTTCGCTCTGCACTGGAGTCCTACTTTATCAAGTGTCCTAAGCCCAATACACAAGAGATCACGCACATCTCGGATGACCTGGGCCTGGAAAGAGAT GTGGTGCGTGTTTGGTTCTGCAATCGAAGACAGAAGGGAAAGCGTCTGGCCTTGCCGCTGGATGAGGAGAGTGACGGGCAGTACTATGAGCAAAGTCCTTCTCCACTCAACATGGCCCCTTCCCCCATCCCCAGTCAAGGCTACCCAACGTCCAGCTACCCTGgagcaccaccaccaacactcTACATGCCCCAACTTCACAGGCCTGATGTCCTGAAACAAGCCCTGCACCCCGGACTGATTAGTCACCTAACAGGATAA